In one window of Tripterygium wilfordii isolate XIE 37 chromosome 1, ASM1340144v1, whole genome shotgun sequence DNA:
- the LOC119989317 gene encoding nuclear transcription factor Y subunit A-1-like isoform X3, with protein MPSIPGHEDQRSHHGARGVLQSTIYSPWWRGVGNSASLGESTLRSSSPEQLKDGRNGQEHHVKHVLSSAPLMMRECLERNSEMELAGHSIVYKEESQTQGSLNSQVLTPYPYSNPQYGGMLTSYGQQAMVPPQFYGMHHTRMPLTLKWEKSLFYVNAKQYHGILRRRQSRAKAELEKKVIKGRKPYLHESRHLHAMKRARGCGGRFLNTKKLKNNGGTPTSEKGMNGGGNHSTHSTTLLGLECFSTDSSRKLASSNNQQEGIASTVQDGHDLLSMYHSSPANSMEEALFGQRREIMQGNGVPNGTLETK; from the exons ATGCCGTCAATACCGGGACATGAAGATCAGCGGTCACATCATGGTGCACGTGGTGTGTTGCAGTCAACTATCTACTCACCTTGGTGGCGTGGAGTTGGGAACAGTGCGTCCTTAGGCGAAAGCACATTGAGGTCATCTTCACCGGAACAACTAAAAG ATGGGAGAAATGGACAAGAACACCATGTGAAACACGTTCTGTCATCTGCACCACTTATGATGCGTGAATGTCTTGAACGAAATTCCGAAATGGAACTTGCTGGTCACTCAATT GTATATAAAGAGGAATCACAGACTCAAGGTTCTCTGAATTCTCAGGTTTTGACACCATACCCATATTCAAATCCACAATATGGAGGAATGCTGACTTCTTACGGGCAGCAAGCTATG GTTCCACCTCAATTTTATGGAATGCATCATACCAGAATGCCTCTGACTTTGAAATGGGAGAAGAGCCTGTTTTATGTGAATGCAAAGCAGTATCATGGTATTTTAAGAAGACGACAATCACGGGCCAAGGCTGAGCTTGAAAAGAAAGTTATAAAAGGCCGAAAG CCATATCTTCATGAATCTCGGCACCTGCATGCCATGAAAAGGGCAAGAGGTTGCGGTGGTCGTTTTCTGAACACAAAGAAGCTCAAGAATAATGGAGGGACCCCAACATCAGAGAAGGGCATGAATGGAGGTGGAAACCATTCAACACATTCTACTACTTTGTTGGGCTTGGAATGCTTTTCTACTGATAGCTCTAGAAAATTGGCTTCATCAAACAATCAGCAAGAAGGAATTGCCTCCACGGTTCAAGATGGGCATGATCTTTTGTCAATGTACCATTCATCTCCTGCCAATAGCATGGAAGAAGCACTCTTTGGCCAGCGTAGAGAAATTATGCAGGGGAACGGGGTTCCAAATGGGACCCTGGAAACAAAGTAA
- the LOC119989317 gene encoding nuclear transcription factor Y subunit A-1-like isoform X5, translating to MPSIPGHEDQRSHHGARGVLQSTIYSPWWRGVGNSASLGESTLRSSSPEQLKDGRNGQEHHVKHVLSSAPLMMRECLERNSEMELAGHSIVLTPYPYSNPQYGGMLTSYGQQAMVPPQFYGMHHTRMPLTLKWEKSLFYVNAKQYHGILRRRQSRAKAELEKKVIKGRKPYLHESRHLHAMKRARGCGGRFLNTKKLKNNGGTPTSEKGMNGGGNHSTHSTTLLGLECFSTDSSRKLASSNNQQEGIASTVQDGHDLLSMYHSSPANSMEEALFGQRREIMQGNGVPNGTLETK from the exons ATGCCGTCAATACCGGGACATGAAGATCAGCGGTCACATCATGGTGCACGTGGTGTGTTGCAGTCAACTATCTACTCACCTTGGTGGCGTGGAGTTGGGAACAGTGCGTCCTTAGGCGAAAGCACATTGAGGTCATCTTCACCGGAACAACTAAAAG ATGGGAGAAATGGACAAGAACACCATGTGAAACACGTTCTGTCATCTGCACCACTTATGATGCGTGAATGTCTTGAACGAAATTCCGAAATGGAACTTGCTGGTCACTCAATT GTTTTGACACCATACCCATATTCAAATCCACAATATGGAGGAATGCTGACTTCTTACGGGCAGCAAGCTATG GTTCCACCTCAATTTTATGGAATGCATCATACCAGAATGCCTCTGACTTTGAAATGGGAGAAGAGCCTGTTTTATGTGAATGCAAAGCAGTATCATGGTATTTTAAGAAGACGACAATCACGGGCCAAGGCTGAGCTTGAAAAGAAAGTTATAAAAGGCCGAAAG CCATATCTTCATGAATCTCGGCACCTGCATGCCATGAAAAGGGCAAGAGGTTGCGGTGGTCGTTTTCTGAACACAAAGAAGCTCAAGAATAATGGAGGGACCCCAACATCAGAGAAGGGCATGAATGGAGGTGGAAACCATTCAACACATTCTACTACTTTGTTGGGCTTGGAATGCTTTTCTACTGATAGCTCTAGAAAATTGGCTTCATCAAACAATCAGCAAGAAGGAATTGCCTCCACGGTTCAAGATGGGCATGATCTTTTGTCAATGTACCATTCATCTCCTGCCAATAGCATGGAAGAAGCACTCTTTGGCCAGCGTAGAGAAATTATGCAGGGGAACGGGGTTCCAAATGGGACCCTGGAAACAAAGTAA
- the LOC119989317 gene encoding nuclear transcription factor Y subunit A-1-like isoform X1: MPSIPGHEDQRSHHGARGVLQSTIYSPWWRGVGNSASLGESTLRSSSPEQLKGSVANGAIQSHANDGSDSGVNFNEDIQIDVAADSDGRNGQEHHVKHVLSSAPLMMRECLERNSEMELAGHSIVYKEESQTQGSLNSQVLTPYPYSNPQYGGMLTSYGQQAMVPPQFYGMHHTRMPLTLKWEKSLFYVNAKQYHGILRRRQSRAKAELEKKVIKGRKPYLHESRHLHAMKRARGCGGRFLNTKKLKNNGGTPTSEKGMNGGGNHSTHSTTLLGLECFSTDSSRKLASSNNQQEGIASTVQDGHDLLSMYHSSPANSMEEALFGQRREIMQGNGVPNGTLETK, encoded by the exons ATGCCGTCAATACCGGGACATGAAGATCAGCGGTCACATCATGGTGCACGTGGTGTGTTGCAGTCAACTATCTACTCACCTTGGTGGCGTGGAGTTGGGAACAGTGCGTCCTTAGGCGAAAGCACATTGAGGTCATCTTCACCGGAACAACTAAAAGGTTCTGTTGCAAATGGAGCGATACAATCACATGCTAATGATGGTTCAGATAGTGGAGTTAACTTCAATGAAGATATACAGATTGATGTAGCCGCAGATTCTG ATGGGAGAAATGGACAAGAACACCATGTGAAACACGTTCTGTCATCTGCACCACTTATGATGCGTGAATGTCTTGAACGAAATTCCGAAATGGAACTTGCTGGTCACTCAATT GTATATAAAGAGGAATCACAGACTCAAGGTTCTCTGAATTCTCAGGTTTTGACACCATACCCATATTCAAATCCACAATATGGAGGAATGCTGACTTCTTACGGGCAGCAAGCTATG GTTCCACCTCAATTTTATGGAATGCATCATACCAGAATGCCTCTGACTTTGAAATGGGAGAAGAGCCTGTTTTATGTGAATGCAAAGCAGTATCATGGTATTTTAAGAAGACGACAATCACGGGCCAAGGCTGAGCTTGAAAAGAAAGTTATAAAAGGCCGAAAG CCATATCTTCATGAATCTCGGCACCTGCATGCCATGAAAAGGGCAAGAGGTTGCGGTGGTCGTTTTCTGAACACAAAGAAGCTCAAGAATAATGGAGGGACCCCAACATCAGAGAAGGGCATGAATGGAGGTGGAAACCATTCAACACATTCTACTACTTTGTTGGGCTTGGAATGCTTTTCTACTGATAGCTCTAGAAAATTGGCTTCATCAAACAATCAGCAAGAAGGAATTGCCTCCACGGTTCAAGATGGGCATGATCTTTTGTCAATGTACCATTCATCTCCTGCCAATAGCATGGAAGAAGCACTCTTTGGCCAGCGTAGAGAAATTATGCAGGGGAACGGGGTTCCAAATGGGACCCTGGAAACAAAGTAA
- the LOC119989317 gene encoding nuclear transcription factor Y subunit A-1-like isoform X2: MPSIPGHEDQRSHHGARGVLQSTIYSPWWRGVGNSASLGESTLRSSSPEQLKGSVANGAIQSHANDGSDSGVNFNEDIQIDVAADSDGRNGQEHHVKHVLSSAPLMMRECLERNSEMELAGHSIVLTPYPYSNPQYGGMLTSYGQQAMVPPQFYGMHHTRMPLTLKWEKSLFYVNAKQYHGILRRRQSRAKAELEKKVIKGRKPYLHESRHLHAMKRARGCGGRFLNTKKLKNNGGTPTSEKGMNGGGNHSTHSTTLLGLECFSTDSSRKLASSNNQQEGIASTVQDGHDLLSMYHSSPANSMEEALFGQRREIMQGNGVPNGTLETK, encoded by the exons ATGCCGTCAATACCGGGACATGAAGATCAGCGGTCACATCATGGTGCACGTGGTGTGTTGCAGTCAACTATCTACTCACCTTGGTGGCGTGGAGTTGGGAACAGTGCGTCCTTAGGCGAAAGCACATTGAGGTCATCTTCACCGGAACAACTAAAAGGTTCTGTTGCAAATGGAGCGATACAATCACATGCTAATGATGGTTCAGATAGTGGAGTTAACTTCAATGAAGATATACAGATTGATGTAGCCGCAGATTCTG ATGGGAGAAATGGACAAGAACACCATGTGAAACACGTTCTGTCATCTGCACCACTTATGATGCGTGAATGTCTTGAACGAAATTCCGAAATGGAACTTGCTGGTCACTCAATT GTTTTGACACCATACCCATATTCAAATCCACAATATGGAGGAATGCTGACTTCTTACGGGCAGCAAGCTATG GTTCCACCTCAATTTTATGGAATGCATCATACCAGAATGCCTCTGACTTTGAAATGGGAGAAGAGCCTGTTTTATGTGAATGCAAAGCAGTATCATGGTATTTTAAGAAGACGACAATCACGGGCCAAGGCTGAGCTTGAAAAGAAAGTTATAAAAGGCCGAAAG CCATATCTTCATGAATCTCGGCACCTGCATGCCATGAAAAGGGCAAGAGGTTGCGGTGGTCGTTTTCTGAACACAAAGAAGCTCAAGAATAATGGAGGGACCCCAACATCAGAGAAGGGCATGAATGGAGGTGGAAACCATTCAACACATTCTACTACTTTGTTGGGCTTGGAATGCTTTTCTACTGATAGCTCTAGAAAATTGGCTTCATCAAACAATCAGCAAGAAGGAATTGCCTCCACGGTTCAAGATGGGCATGATCTTTTGTCAATGTACCATTCATCTCCTGCCAATAGCATGGAAGAAGCACTCTTTGGCCAGCGTAGAGAAATTATGCAGGGGAACGGGGTTCCAAATGGGACCCTGGAAACAAAGTAA
- the LOC119989317 gene encoding nuclear transcription factor Y subunit A-1-like isoform X4 — MPSIPGHEDQRSHHGARGVLQSTIYSPWWRGVGNSASLGESTLRSSSPEQLKGSVANGAIQSHANDGSDSGVNFNEDIQIDVAADSDGRNGQEHHVKHVLSSAPLMMRECLERNSEMELAGHSIVPPQFYGMHHTRMPLTLKWEKSLFYVNAKQYHGILRRRQSRAKAELEKKVIKGRKPYLHESRHLHAMKRARGCGGRFLNTKKLKNNGGTPTSEKGMNGGGNHSTHSTTLLGLECFSTDSSRKLASSNNQQEGIASTVQDGHDLLSMYHSSPANSMEEALFGQRREIMQGNGVPNGTLETK; from the exons ATGCCGTCAATACCGGGACATGAAGATCAGCGGTCACATCATGGTGCACGTGGTGTGTTGCAGTCAACTATCTACTCACCTTGGTGGCGTGGAGTTGGGAACAGTGCGTCCTTAGGCGAAAGCACATTGAGGTCATCTTCACCGGAACAACTAAAAGGTTCTGTTGCAAATGGAGCGATACAATCACATGCTAATGATGGTTCAGATAGTGGAGTTAACTTCAATGAAGATATACAGATTGATGTAGCCGCAGATTCTG ATGGGAGAAATGGACAAGAACACCATGTGAAACACGTTCTGTCATCTGCACCACTTATGATGCGTGAATGTCTTGAACGAAATTCCGAAATGGAACTTGCTGGTCACTCAATT GTTCCACCTCAATTTTATGGAATGCATCATACCAGAATGCCTCTGACTTTGAAATGGGAGAAGAGCCTGTTTTATGTGAATGCAAAGCAGTATCATGGTATTTTAAGAAGACGACAATCACGGGCCAAGGCTGAGCTTGAAAAGAAAGTTATAAAAGGCCGAAAG CCATATCTTCATGAATCTCGGCACCTGCATGCCATGAAAAGGGCAAGAGGTTGCGGTGGTCGTTTTCTGAACACAAAGAAGCTCAAGAATAATGGAGGGACCCCAACATCAGAGAAGGGCATGAATGGAGGTGGAAACCATTCAACACATTCTACTACTTTGTTGGGCTTGGAATGCTTTTCTACTGATAGCTCTAGAAAATTGGCTTCATCAAACAATCAGCAAGAAGGAATTGCCTCCACGGTTCAAGATGGGCATGATCTTTTGTCAATGTACCATTCATCTCCTGCCAATAGCATGGAAGAAGCACTCTTTGGCCAGCGTAGAGAAATTATGCAGGGGAACGGGGTTCCAAATGGGACCCTGGAAACAAAGTAA
- the LOC119996597 gene encoding ATP synthase subunit O, mitochondrial-like: MAMAGRIRSSLPLLNNIIRSDSLSTQRSTLQRALICPTFAQSEFSKNYSTASGKNEEKVKVPLALYGGSGNYASALYLAAAKSNVLDQVESEILLLVEAIKRSPTFTQFTKDLSVPADTRVNAMKDIGAQAKLSDITKNFLVLLAETGRLRYVDSIANKFNELTMAHKGEVKAIVTTVIPLPPQEEKELKETLQHIIGQGKTVKLEQKIDPSILGGLVIEFSQKVLDMSIKSRATQMERFLREPIDFGNL; this comes from the exons ATGGCGATGGCTGGGCGTATCAGATCAAGCCTCCCTCTCCTCAACAACATTATCAGATCCGATTCACTCTCTACTCAGAGATCGACGCTTCAACGGGCCCTTATTTGCCCGACTTTCGCCCAATCTGAG TTCTCGAAGAACTATTCCACTGCATcaggaaaaaatgaggagaaggTGAAG GTGCCTTTGGCTTTGTATGGTGGTTCTGGAAACTATGCCTCTGCTTTATACCTTGCAGCAGCAAAATCTAATGTATTGGATCAGGTTGAGTCTGAAATTCTTCTACTTGTTGAGGCTATCAAGAGAAGCCCAACATTTACTCAGTTCACCAAGGACTTATCAGTTCCTGCTGACACAAGAGTCAATGCAATGAAAGATATTGGTGCTCAGGCAAAACTTTCAGATATTACGAAGAATTTTCTGG TTTTGTTGGCTGAGACTGGAAGGCTAAGATACGTAGACAGCATAGCAAACAAATTTAATGAACTGACCATGGCACATAAGGGAGAAGTGAAAGCCATTGTCACAACTGTCATA CCCTTACCTccacaagaagaaaaagaattgaAGGAAACATTGCAACATATAATAGGACAAGGGAAGACGGTTAAGCTTGAACAGAAG ATTGATCCCAGTATTCTTGGTGGGCTTGTGATAGAGTTTTCACAGAAGGTGTTGGATATGTCCATCAAATCCAGGGCAACGCAGATGGAGAGGTTCCTGCGCGAGCCTATCGACTTTGGCAACCTctaa